One region of Planctomycetota bacterium genomic DNA includes:
- a CDS encoding DUF4394 domain-containing protein codes for MKALAVAALGSFATAGTANAEVIYGLTTQNSIAIIDSTAPSNSVSGGTITGLAQNEILQMIDYRAATGEIYVIGNQSNIYTVDPGTFVATQVGSTLSTPLAGTSFAFDFNPAFDGGSGDPTDIGRFARIISDTDNNRVIDGNTGMYLGSVEKTPVFYAAGDVNEGADPNIVGIAYTNSVPGASSTQQYGIDRATGSVVTVANNAGTLVTIGDGVLPVPTTNEAGLDISGASGIAYAVLQTGPNSNLFTVDLGDGSFTLVGEFASGDLIRDLTVVPIPEPASVGLLALGGLALRRRR; via the coding sequence ATGAAGGCACTTGCTGTCGCCGCACTCGGTTCCTTTGCCACGGCCGGCACTGCGAACGCCGAAGTGATCTACGGCCTCACGACTCAAAACAGCATCGCGATCATCGACAGCACCGCGCCGTCGAACTCCGTGTCGGGCGGCACCATCACCGGCCTGGCGCAGAACGAGATTCTGCAGATGATCGACTACCGCGCCGCCACCGGCGAGATTTACGTCATCGGCAACCAGTCCAACATCTACACCGTCGACCCGGGCACGTTCGTCGCAACGCAGGTCGGCTCCACGCTCTCGACGCCGCTGGCCGGGACCAGCTTCGCGTTCGACTTCAACCCCGCCTTCGACGGCGGCAGCGGTGACCCGACCGACATCGGCCGGTTCGCCCGCATCATCAGCGACACCGACAACAACCGCGTCATCGACGGCAACACCGGCATGTACCTCGGCAGCGTCGAGAAGACCCCGGTCTTTTACGCGGCTGGCGACGTCAACGAAGGCGCGGACCCGAACATCGTCGGCATTGCCTACACCAACAGCGTACCCGGCGCGTCTAGCACCCAGCAGTACGGCATCGACCGCGCGACGGGCTCGGTGGTCACGGTGGCCAACAACGCCGGCACGCTCGTGACCATCGGCGACGGTGTCCTGCCGGTGCCGACCACCAACGAAGCCGGCCTCGACATCTCCGGTGCCAGCGGCATCGCCTACGCCGTGCTGCAGACCGGGCCCAACTCCAACCTCTTCACCGTCGACCTCGGCGATGGCTCGTTCACGCTCGTTGGCGAGTTCGCCTCCGGCGACCTGATCCGCGACCTGACCGTTGTACCGATCCCCGAGCCGGCGAGCGTCGGCCTGCTCGCGCTCGGTGGCCTCGCGCTGCGTCGTCGCCGATAG
- a CDS encoding sigma-70 family RNA polymerase sigma factor, producing MKRVADGDANAMRALFERHAPSMLGIAARLLHDRHDAEELVNEVFLELWQKADQFTQDRGSVQTYLLLLTRSRSIDRIRSMNRKSAGGDHIVQRLPDASVVDVGDSPHASAERTELRSIVKSELADLPEQQRHLLDLAFFGGMTHKQIAERVNEPLGTIKGRLRRAMLHLRDRLHARLNPGETRSSDGDSDTDGAAAGPTKEKGGGE from the coding sequence ATGAAGCGGGTCGCCGACGGTGATGCGAACGCAATGCGTGCGCTCTTTGAACGCCACGCCCCTTCGATGCTCGGCATTGCCGCCCGGCTCTTGCATGACCGCCACGACGCCGAGGAACTGGTCAACGAGGTCTTCCTCGAGCTCTGGCAGAAGGCGGATCAGTTCACCCAGGACCGCGGTTCGGTGCAGACGTACCTGTTGCTGCTGACGCGCAGTCGGTCGATCGACCGGATCCGGTCGATGAACCGCAAATCCGCCGGAGGCGACCACATCGTCCAGCGGTTGCCTGATGCCTCCGTCGTCGACGTGGGCGATTCGCCGCATGCGTCGGCCGAGCGAACGGAGTTACGATCCATAGTGAAGTCCGAGTTGGCCGACCTGCCCGAACAGCAGCGACATTTGCTCGACCTGGCGTTCTTCGGCGGGATGACCCACAAGCAGATCGCCGAGCGCGTCAACGAGCCGCTCGGAACGATCAAGGGCCGACTTCGTCGGGCGATGCTGCACCTGCGTGATCGGCTTCACGCGCGTCTCAATCCCGGCGAAACCCGTAGTTCAGACGGGGATTCAGATACGGACGGCGCCGCCGCCGGTCCGACCAAAGAAAAGGGGGGCGGCGAATGA